Within Acidimicrobiales bacterium, the genomic segment CCGTGGCGGACCCAGCGGTGGTCGACCCAGATGGTCGACGCCCGCAACGGGCAGCTCCTCGACGTGGTCGCCGGGCGCACTGCGGACGCCCCCGCCCGCTGGCTCGAAGCCCGCGACCCGACCTGGCGGGCGAGGATCCAGTGGGCGGTCATGGACCTGTCCGGCCCGTATCGGGCCACGTTCGACACGATGCTCCCGCACGCAGTGCAGGTCGCGGACCCGTTCCACGTCGTGAAGCTGGCCGGGGCGAAGCTCGACGAGTGCCGCCGGCGGGTCCAGAACGAGACCCTCGGCCACCGCGGCCAGAAACACGACCCGCTCTACCGCTGTCGCCGGCTGCTGCTCGCGGCCGAGGAGCGCCTCGACGCCAAGGGTGACGCCAAGCTCCAAGGGCTGCTCCGC encodes:
- a CDS encoding transposase — protein: MRALSLDETLFVREGPWRTQRWSTQMVDARNGQLLDVVAGRTADAPARWLEARDPTWRARIQWAVMDLSGPYRATFDTMLPHAVQVADPFHVVKLAGAKLDECRRRVQNETLGHRGQKHDPLYRCRRLLLAAEERLDAKGDAKLQGLLRAGDPKGEVAYAWHAKEAVRFLYDIPNPDFAARYIDELARDLQDETFPPEVR